From Treponema sp. OMZ 787:
ATCTCGTTTTTCTTTTAATGAAATTGTTTCAATATATTTTTTATATGAGCCGTAATCTACAATTCCTAGATGACCGAAAAAATGATTGTCAGTAATTCCTGAGCATATTCTACCGTAAAATTTCATATAATCGATTTCGGTTTTTAAGGTTTTTAATTTTTCGGCATAATATGTTTTTATTGATTTTAAATCGGCTCCGTTTCTTATACATGTATTTTTATTGGGATAGCCCTTATCGATAAAGTCCCAAAAATATTCGTAATCGGCTTTCATTTCTTTTAAGGGGATAAAACGCTCTTCATCGCCCTTTGAATAATTTGAACAAGAAAATAACGAAATAGTAAACACAAAAAAAAGCACAAAATATTTTTTTATCATAGTTATATTATTAAAGATAATTGATTGATTGTCAAGGCGAATTTTCTTCTTGCCGTTTTGTCCTTATTTAATTATATTATTCATACCGTTTACACGTGGAGGTGTTTATGAAAAAACAATCTGTGATTTTTAGAAGGCATATTTTTTTGTTTGCCGTATTTTTGCTTCTTTCGTCTTGTATGCTCTACGGGAAAGAGATGCTTATAAACTTTACCGATTTACCCGAAAACGCTCAAAACTATGTTAAAACTCATTTTCCCGATGCAAAGCCTTTAAGGGCCGAAAAAGAAAAAGACGGTTTATCGGTTAAATACGAGATTAAGCTTGACAACATGCTTGAGCTTGACTTTAACTCGAAAGGCGAAATCACCGGTATTGACGGGAACTCAAAACTCCCCGATTCGGTTATACCAAAAGAAATTTTAGACTATGTCAAAAAGCATTATCCCGATAACTATATCACCGATTGGAATCTTGAAAAAAAGACCCAGGAAGTTGAACTTGACAGCGGCCTTGAGCTTAAATTCGATTTAAAGGGAAAATTTTTGAGGATAGATAAGTAAAGGGGGAAATGGAAACTTGTTCAGACGCAAGTTTCCCTCTCCCCCTGTTACCCCCTCTCCCTTCAACTGCTGCTTAGGGGCGTTGCCCCTAAGAACCCCGCTTTCAGGCAAGTTTTGAGCTAATTTTTTAGTTGAGATAAAAACAGAGGTTTTTGGGAAATTTAATGGTTGGGATAGGGGGCTTAATAACAAAACTTATAAAACTACAGTTTTTCTATTTCCGCTTCAGAAAGCCCCGTAATTCTCATAATAAAATCATTATCACATTTTTCCATTTTCATAAGTTTAGCGGTTTCTCTTTTATTGTCATAAATGCCCTTATCTCTTGCGTCCATTTCAAAAGTAGATAATAACCTGTATTCTTGCCTTGCCTGCTCGTTTTGTTTTACTGTTTGTATCATTTCTTCTATCCCCCTTGTAAATTGATTTTTTGCCTTACCTGTTTTAAGGTATGTTAAAAAATCCTTTAATTCTTTGTCTTTCGTATTTTCAAAGGCTTCCGCATTTATTATAACTTTTTTTGTGCCGTCTTGTAAAGATATGTTTTTATCTTCAAGGCAGATATTTTCAAAGGTATAAATAGGCCTGTTTTTGCCTATAACATCAAATAAACAGATAAAAATTATAAAGCTGTCGTTTAAATTGTTATAAGAATTCCCCTTATCCAAAAAAGAAATATCTAGGGCAGCTTGGTAAAATCTCATTCTTTTGGGAATATTCCTTTCGTTGCTGACCTGCATTTCCACATCGTAAAATTTACCGTTTTCTGTTTGTACCAAAACATCAAACCTTACATACTTTGCTTGTTCGTAGGTTTTAATATTATGCTGTACAGAAATATAAGTAATTCTGCCGATAGTATCGGATAGTATTATTTCGATAAGTTTTTTACAAAAATATGGGTTTTGCATAACCTTACAAAACATAAAATCATCCTGTAATGTTAAATCTTCAAATCTTTTCATTTTTTCTACCATTAATTTTTTTCAAATTCCCCCTCTCATTATATTTATACTTATTATTTGAAAAAAATAGTAAATTAGGAAAAGTTTTTGTAATCGATGCAGTTTAAACAAAATTTCGCACATTTTTCAAAATAGGGCAAACGCATCATTTGGGTAAATAAAATAGCAAAAAAATAGGCTGTGAATACCCCTCTTGCAGCCGCATAGCGGCGAAAGGCGGGTTGAACAGCCTATGTTTTTTGCGAAGATAAAACTCTGATGCGTTTGTCTGTGCTTGATTTTTAAGCCTCTTTAGTGTACAATCACTTACCTACAAAAAGCGAGGAGTATTAATGCCTAAGATAAGTTCAAAAACAATCGATGCAGTAACCGAAATGACCGATATTGTATCCCTTGTCGAGAACTATACCCGGCTGGAAAAGCGGGGAGCTAACTGGTGGGGCTGCTGCCCCTTCCATAACGAAAAAACTCCTTCATTTAATGTTGTTCCCGATAAAAGGATGTATTATTGTTTCGGCTGTCACAAGGGAGGCGGAACAATCAACTTTTTGATGGAGATGGAAAAACTTTCCTTTACTGAAGCCGTTGAGAGGCTTGCAAAAAATGCCGGCATTGAGGTCATCTATGAGGGCGGTTCCTATGTTCCCGATGAAAGTGCAAAGCTTAAAGACGAAATCTTAGAGCTTTACGGCAAGGTTGCAGGCAGCTTTCACTATCTTTTAACCCAAAGTCCTACAGGAAAAAAAGCCCTTGACTACCTTCTTTCCCGCAATGTTTCTCCCGAAATAATCGGAAAATTCAATCTGGGATATTCTCCTAAAGACCGGTACTGGCTTCATAAGTTTTTGTTGTCAAAAAATTACTCTGAAAGCCTTCTGGAAAAAACCGGTCTTTTTTCTAAAAACTATAAAAATATAGCTTTTTTTTCGGATAGGCTTATGTTTCCGATTTGCGACCGCCACGGAAAAACAATAGCCTTCGGAGGCCGTATTTTGGATGGGGAGGGTGCAAAATACTTAAACTCCTCGGATATGCCCCAATACAAAAAGGGAGAAACTGTTTTTGCCTTTCATCATGCTCTGAGCGAAATCCGCAAGTCCAAATCGGTAATTTTATGCGAGGGCTACATGGATGTTCTGGCCTTTTTTCAGGCAGGAATCGAAAATGCTGTAGCTCCCTTGGGAACGGCTCTTACCCCTGAACAGGTAAAACTTCTCAAGTCCTTTGCAGATATATTTTACCTTGCCTTTGACTCTGACAAGGCAGGGCAGGAAGCTTCTTACAAGGCTATAAAAATTTGCCGCAGTCTTGGTGTAAATGTGCGTGTTTTAAACCTTAAAGAAGGAAAGGACCCTGCCGAAATTCTACAAAAAAAAGGAAAAGAAGGCTTGAAACTTCTTTTGGAATATGCTATAGTAGACGATGATTATCTTATACAAATTGCGTCCATGAGATTTGATATAAGCAGTCCGGAGGGAAAGGCCGCAGCTATAGCCTTTTTGTTTCCGTATATTGAGGTCCTGGAATCCGATATTCAAAGGGAGTCTGCAATTTCTAAACTTTCATCGGCATTTGGTGTCAGTCAACAAGCAATTTTCGGCGATTATACGAACCGCGAAAAAAAGGCTCTAAGGCATATAGTTGACGAAGTAAAACAAAAGCCGGTAAATATAAGAATGAATGCCGAGTTACGATTGGTACTTGCCGTTGCGGCAAATACGGATCTGTTTTCCCGTTTGCGTTCCGAATTGAGCCCTGATGATTTTGAGGATTTTTATGCCAGACATTTGTTTATTGTTTTAGAAGAATGTTATAGAGATGGTGCCTATACGTATGCAAATCTGATGCACAGATGCGGGGAAGAAAAATTAAAAGAAATTGTTTCTCAAACAATTTCTAAAGGTGAATTCGCCGAGAACTCTGAAAAGGTAGTCGATGACGGCATAAATTTTATAAAACAAAATATTCTACAAAAACAAAAAGACAAAATCATAGGCAGATTAAGGTTATTACATGGAGAAAAGAATGCCGATACCGTAAACTTGACAAAAGAACTAATGGAAGAAAAAAAGAATATCGACATTCAACTAAAACAATTAAAGGGAAAGGTGTATGACTGATCTCGAAAAGAATCCTGCGATTATTAAACTTTTGGAATATGCCAAAAGAAAACGCACAATAGGATTGGGTGATCTTGATGATCTATTGCCCGAAGACTTAATGTCTCCGGAAACTATACCCGATATTCTGGATATTTTGGAAGCTGCCGGCGTTCAGATTAAAAATGAAGGAGTATCTGAAACAAATACAGAAGCCGATTCTGATTTTAACGGCGGCCATGATGAAGATTATCGATTGTTGGATGATGCATACGAAGAAGATGATGACGATGCGGATGTAAAGAATTCTTATTCCGATGACATCGAAACTCCGTATATCGAAAAAGATAAACCTAGAATCGAAACGGCAAAAAAACTTGTGAGAACTTCTCACGAAGCCGGGGTTGATGATCCGATTAAGCTTTATCTTCAAGAGATAGGTAAGGAAGATCTTTTAACTGCCGATGAAGAGGTGTCTCTTTCAAAAAGCATGGAAGACGGAGAGGCTATCATAAAAAAGGTTATAAAGAATTCCGGTATTTTGATCCCTGAATTTTTTGTAATCGGTCAAAAGGCCTTTTCAAAACTCGATCCTGCCGAGTCCAATAAGCCTCGCAAAGAGTTAAGTGAAGAAATGGCCGAAAAAAAGCGTCTTAAGCAGGTTTACGGCGACAGCTTACGGAACATATATTCCGAAATTAAGCAATATATTTCTTTAAAAAAGCACTGCTATGACAGGGAAACCTTGGAAAGCTTTTTGGAGAGCCCTGAGCTTCAAACTTTGCGTAAGAAAATTTTTAACAGTCTCAAGCGTATCCACATTGAATCGGAAGAAATAGAAAAAATTTCTGACCGCTTTATTGAGGCAACCGAAAAGGTTCAGGATTATCAAAACAAAAAAGAGAGAAAAGAAAAACAACTCGGTATTAAAAATTATGCCGATCTACGAAAGCTGGGTAAGCGCCTTGCAATTCCGCGGGAAAGGGAAAAACTCGAAAAAGAGCTTAATATTTCTGCCAATGAAGTAAAGGATATATACACTCAAATTCAGGTTTTAACTCGTAAGATACGCAAGATTGAATACGATTTTGAAGCTACGGTAGATGAGGTTATTGATCTTACTTTAGAAATAAAAAACGGCCAGAGAATGCTTAAAAACGCAAAAGATAAGCTTATAAATGCAAACTTGCGGCTTGTAGTTTCTATCGCTAAAAAGTATATCAATCGCGGTCTACAGTTTTTTGACCTTGTACAGGAAGGAAACATCGGTCTTATAAAGGCTGTAGAAAAATTTGAATACCGAAAGGGTTACAAATTTTCTACCTATGCTACATGGTGGATCAGGCAGGCTATTACGCGTTCAATATCGGATCAGGCCCGTACAATCCGCGTGCCTGTTCATATGATAGAGCAGATAAACAAGGTAAACAGAGAATCCCGCCAGCTTATGCAAAAACTCGGGCGTGAACCTAATGATGATGAAATAGCCTTGCAGCTCGGCTGGTCTATCGAAAAAGTTAAGCAGGTTAAAAATGTAGCACGGGAACCTATATCTCTTGAAACTCCGATAGGTGAAGAAGAGGATACTCTTTTGGGAGATTTAATCGAGGATAAGGGTGTTGAAAATCCTTCAAACCGAACGGAACTGACGCTTTTGCAGGAGCAGCTTGAGATGGTGCTTTCAAGTCTTCCTGAGCGCGAGCAGGAGGTTTTAAAAATGAGATTCGGTATTGAGGGCGGATATCCTCTCACACTTGAAGAGGTCGGCTTATATTTCGATGTAACTCGTGAAAGAATAAGGCAAATAGAAGCAAAAGGATTGAGGCGGCTTCGCCATCCTAAACGCAGTAGAAAATTAAAAGATTATCTTGATAATTGATTATGATAATCGTCTATCTTGATAATTAAAGGGGTGTAATTTATGGATAATGATGTATTGGAAAAATTGAGAGCTTTACAGGATATTCTTGCTCGAAAAAATGAACTTGAAACGGAGATTTTGGATGCACCAAAGGCTCTTACACAGCAGGAAGAGCTTTTGGAAAAATTAAAATCCGGTTATATCCAAATGAACAGCGAATATGAAGAGCTGCGTAAAGGTATTGCCGTTTTGAAAGCCGATCTTTTTGAAGCCGAACAAAAAAGAGAAAAGGCCGAAAAGGCAATGGACAATATCGAGACCCAGCGGGAGTATGAAATCTTGCAAAAGGAAATCGATGAGTCTACTACAAAGGCCGAAACTATAAGAAAAGATCTTCAGAGACTTGAAGGCAACTTTAAAATTTTAGATGCAAATATTAAGCAGGAAGAAGCTCTTATTGCACAAACTGAAAAAGAGCTTGAAGAACATAAACAGCTCTTGGATTCTGAAGTTTCCGAAAAGCAAAATAAATTGGAAGAGTTAAAGACTGAAGAAAAAAGACTTTCACCAGGTTTAAGCGATGAAACGATGTTTAAATTCGACAGGATTATTAAGAATAAACATGGTGTAGGTATTGTTTCGGTTCAGGGAAATGTCTGCATGGGCTGCCATATGATTCTTCCCGCTCAGTTTGTAAATGAAGTCAGGTCGGATCGGGATATAAAATTCTGTCCCTACTGCAGCCGTATTCTGTTCTATGAAGAATCCGAATTAACTACTGAGCAGGAAGCATATTTTAATGATTCCGATATGGAAGGCTTGCTTGATATTGGGGATTCTGCAAATGAAGACTTCCTTGCAAGTTTTGAAGACGATAAAGACGAAGATTAAAAAAAATAATTTTGGGATTAAAGGAACCGCTGCATTTGCAGAGGAAAGTCCGGACTCCTTCGGAAACGATGCCGGCTAACGGCCGGGGAACGGAAATGAAAGTTTCCGTTTACAGACAGTGCAACAGAAAGTAAACCGCCGCATTTTGCGGTAAGGGTGAAAGGGCGGGGTAAGAGCCCACCGCGTTTTCGGCAACGGAAACGGCAATGTAAACCTCATCGGGAGCAAGGTTAAGCAGTAAAGAATCTCCGATTCTTAATTTACGGGTTAACCGCGATAAAGGTCTGCTGTAAAGCTGACCTAAGAAAGATGGTTCCGTCTGTTTTACAGAAACAGAATCCGGCTTATTAATCCCTTTTTTTTAGGTATTGTAAAAATGGAATTTTCAAAAGGACGATCGCATAAAAATTTCTCAAAGAAAAAAAGAAGCTCAAAAAAAATTTTTGTAGTTTTGATTTTTCTTTTGTGCGCGGTTTCCGGAGGATATTTTTTATATATCTATAAAAAAAACTATGCAGGCATACCTTCCATGAAAGAGGTGTATGCCGATTGGGCTGAAAAAAATTACGAGAGCGTATACCAAAAAACAGAGAGTATTTTAAAAAGAAGGGCCTATGACGGAGAAGCCTTGGCTATGCACGGTTTTGCCGCTTATTATATTTTTGCCGAACAAACCGATTTTTCGGTAAGCTATTCGTATCTAAATGATTCTATATTGAATTTACGGCAGGCAATGTACCGTGTTTCAAAATCTCAGCAGGCGAAAATTGCCTATGTTTTGGGAAAGGCTTACTATCAAAAAGGTTATTATTATGCAGACCTTGCTCTAAAATACTTGGATATTGCATATAATTCCGGCGGGAAATTTTCCGATTTATCGGAGTTTAGGGGTATGTCGGCATCTCTTTTAGGCGAACCTGAAAGAGCTATCGAGGCTTTTTCGGATGCCCTTGCTAATAGTCCGTCAGACTTATTGTTCTTTGCCTTAGCCGAAAACTATATTAAGATTTCGGATAAGCAAAATGCGAAACTTTATTTATTTGAGACAATAGATAAAACTAAGGATACACTTTTAGAATTAAAATGCCGATATTTATTGGGTAGTTTATTTATCGAAGAAAATAAGATAGATGATGCTGTAAAGGAATTTAATACCATTCTTGAAAAGGATATGACCTCTTCTGATGCTCATTACGGTTTGGGTGTTGTATACGAACTTCAAGGAGATTTGATAAAGGCTCGTGCCGAATGGCGGAAGGCTCTTAAATTTGATCCGCTCCATGCAAAAACACGGGCTAAACTAAATTTATAAAAATTTTGGGGGATAAAATGGGTTTTTTAAAAAGATTTTCAACAGATATAGGAATAGATTTGGGTACATGCAATACTATTATCTATGTGAATGGAAAGGGCATAGTTGTAAACGAGCCCTCCGTTGTTGCCGTTGAGAGAGGAACAAAAAGAGTGGTTGCCGTCGGCTCTGAGGCTAAAAGAATGCTTTGGAAAACTCCGGGAAATATTGTGGCTATTAGGCCCTTAAAAGACGGTGTTATTGCCGATATGGACACTACCGAAAAGATGATCCGCTACTTTGTTTCTAAAATTTTACCTAAGCACCGTTTTGTTAAACCCAGAATGGTTATAGGTATTCCAAGCTGTATTACTGATGTTGAAAGTAATGCTGTTTATGAAAGTGCTATGAAGGCAGGTGCCGGTGAGGTTAAGGTTTTGGAAGAATCCTTGGTTGCTGCCATCGGTGCAAATATTCCTATTCACGAGCCTGCCGGAAATATGGTTTGCGATATCGGAGGCGGAACGACCGAAGTTTCGGTTATTTCTCTTTGCGGCATGGTTGTAACAAATGCTATCCGTGTAGGAGGCGATGAGTTCGATCAAGCCATAATTAAGCATGTCCGTTCGGTTGATAATCTTATAATCGGAGAGCAGACAGCCGAAAGAGTCAAGATCAGCATAGGCAACGCTTCGCCAGAAAAAACGATCGAAAAGGTTGAAATTAAGGGTACCGATGCCATCACGGGACTTCCACGCCGATTGGAAATTGACTCTGTTGAGGTCAGGGAAGCTCTAAAAGAACCCGTTACACAGATTGTAGAAGAGATTAAAAGAACCTTAGCCCAGACACCGCCTGAACTTACCGCCGATATTGTTGAGAGGGGTATAGTAATGACCGGAGGAGGCTCTTTACTAAAGGGCCTTCCTAAACTTATAGCTAAGGAAGCCCGTGTTCCTGTAATCTTGGCAGAAAATCCTATGGACTGTGTTGCTATAGGTGCCGGAAGATATTATGAAGTGTTTAGGGATATGACTGTTGACCGCAGTCTATATGACAGCTTAAATAATTAGCTCCTATGAAGAAAAAACTTTCGCTTAAACTAAATCTTGAAGTTTTTCTTTTAATTTTATTCCTTTTAATCTCATCCGTTCTACTCTCTTTTTCAGGCGGCTCTTTTATTTTGGATTTTAAAAGATTGGCCTTTTCGGTAAGTGCCGGAACGGAAAAAGCTGTTTACAATGTTTCCTCCTTTGTGGGAGAAAGCGTTTCTTCCGTAAGGGAATTATGGGATTTAAAAGCAAAATATAATGAGCTTACAAAGCAGCTTGAAAAGTATGAGCTTTTAGAGCGTTCCAATGCCGACATAAAAAGAGAGAACAATGAGCTGCGTACTTTATTGGGCTTTACAGATAATATCCAAATTGCGAATATTCCTGCAGAAATAATAGGTTATGACCCGAACGCTCTTTATTCCGGGATGATTATTAACAGGGGTGTAAAGCATGGTGTTAGAAAAGATATGCCTGTCATTGCCTTTCAAAACGGAAACATGGCCCTTGTAGGTAAAATCTTGCAGGTAGGGAGAGGCTCTTCGATGGTTATACCTATCTATGATTATCAGTGCCATGTTGCGGCAAAGGTTGACTTGGTAAAACACCGCGGTGTTGTAAGCGGACAAGGATCGGAGGATTCTCCGCTAATTATGAAGTACATAAAAAAGAGGGCAGGGGATGACATTAAGATAGGGGA
This genomic window contains:
- the mreC gene encoding rod shape-determining protein MreC, with amino-acid sequence MKKKLSLKLNLEVFLLILFLLISSVLLSFSGGSFILDFKRLAFSVSAGTEKAVYNVSSFVGESVSSVRELWDLKAKYNELTKQLEKYELLERSNADIKRENNELRTLLGFTDNIQIANIPAEIIGYDPNALYSGMIINRGVKHGVRKDMPVIAFQNGNMALVGKILQVGRGSSMVIPIYDYQCHVAAKVDLVKHRGVVSGQGSEDSPLIMKYIKKRAGDDIKIGDKIITSGFDDASIFPKNIPIGYVSKIKSLDYETSLEIYVDPIIDFSCLEYVFVLDTSKIEKEF
- the rpoD gene encoding RNA polymerase sigma factor RpoD, with amino-acid sequence MTDLEKNPAIIKLLEYAKRKRTIGLGDLDDLLPEDLMSPETIPDILDILEAAGVQIKNEGVSETNTEADSDFNGGHDEDYRLLDDAYEEDDDDADVKNSYSDDIETPYIEKDKPRIETAKKLVRTSHEAGVDDPIKLYLQEIGKEDLLTADEEVSLSKSMEDGEAIIKKVIKNSGILIPEFFVIGQKAFSKLDPAESNKPRKELSEEMAEKKRLKQVYGDSLRNIYSEIKQYISLKKHCYDRETLESFLESPELQTLRKKIFNSLKRIHIESEEIEKISDRFIEATEKVQDYQNKKERKEKQLGIKNYADLRKLGKRLAIPREREKLEKELNISANEVKDIYTQIQVLTRKIRKIEYDFEATVDEVIDLTLEIKNGQRMLKNAKDKLINANLRLVVSIAKKYINRGLQFFDLVQEGNIGLIKAVEKFEYRKGYKFSTYATWWIRQAITRSISDQARTIRVPVHMIEQINKVNRESRQLMQKLGREPNDDEIALQLGWSIEKVKQVKNVAREPISLETPIGEEEDTLLGDLIEDKGVENPSNRTELTLLQEQLEMVLSSLPEREQEVLKMRFGIEGGYPLTLEEVGLYFDVTRERIRQIEAKGLRRLRHPKRSRKLKDYLDN
- a CDS encoding Rpn family recombination-promoting nuclease/putative transposase, with the translated sequence MKRFEDLTLQDDFMFCKVMQNPYFCKKLIEIILSDTIGRITYISVQHNIKTYEQAKYVRFDVLVQTENGKFYDVEMQVSNERNIPKRMRFYQAALDISFLDKGNSYNNLNDSFIIFICLFDVIGKNRPIYTFENICLEDKNISLQDGTKKVIINAEAFENTKDKELKDFLTYLKTGKAKNQFTRGIEEMIQTVKQNEQARQEYRLLSTFEMDARDKGIYDNKRETAKLMKMEKCDNDFIMRITGLSEAEIEKL
- the dnaG gene encoding DNA primase, with product MPKISSKTIDAVTEMTDIVSLVENYTRLEKRGANWWGCCPFHNEKTPSFNVVPDKRMYYCFGCHKGGGTINFLMEMEKLSFTEAVERLAKNAGIEVIYEGGSYVPDESAKLKDEILELYGKVAGSFHYLLTQSPTGKKALDYLLSRNVSPEIIGKFNLGYSPKDRYWLHKFLLSKNYSESLLEKTGLFSKNYKNIAFFSDRLMFPICDRHGKTIAFGGRILDGEGAKYLNSSDMPQYKKGETVFAFHHALSEIRKSKSVILCEGYMDVLAFFQAGIENAVAPLGTALTPEQVKLLKSFADIFYLAFDSDKAGQEASYKAIKICRSLGVNVRVLNLKEGKDPAEILQKKGKEGLKLLLEYAIVDDDYLIQIASMRFDISSPEGKAAAIAFLFPYIEVLESDIQRESAISKLSSAFGVSQQAIFGDYTNREKKALRHIVDEVKQKPVNIRMNAELRLVLAVAANTDLFSRLRSELSPDDFEDFYARHLFIVLEECYRDGAYTYANLMHRCGEEKLKEIVSQTISKGEFAENSEKVVDDGINFIKQNILQKQKDKIIGRLRLLHGEKNADTVNLTKELMEEKKNIDIQLKQLKGKVYD
- a CDS encoding zinc ribbon domain-containing protein, whose translation is MDNDVLEKLRALQDILARKNELETEILDAPKALTQQEELLEKLKSGYIQMNSEYEELRKGIAVLKADLFEAEQKREKAEKAMDNIETQREYEILQKEIDESTTKAETIRKDLQRLEGNFKILDANIKQEEALIAQTEKELEEHKQLLDSEVSEKQNKLEELKTEEKRLSPGLSDETMFKFDRIIKNKHGVGIVSVQGNVCMGCHMILPAQFVNEVRSDRDIKFCPYCSRILFYEESELTTEQEAYFNDSDMEGLLDIGDSANEDFLASFEDDKDED
- a CDS encoding PepSY-like domain-containing protein, giving the protein MKKQSVIFRRHIFLFAVFLLLSSCMLYGKEMLINFTDLPENAQNYVKTHFPDAKPLRAEKEKDGLSVKYEIKLDNMLELDFNSKGEITGIDGNSKLPDSVIPKEILDYVKKHYPDNYITDWNLEKKTQEVELDSGLELKFDLKGKFLRIDK
- a CDS encoding tetratricopeptide repeat protein, with the translated sequence MEFSKGRSHKNFSKKKRSSKKIFVVLIFLLCAVSGGYFLYIYKKNYAGIPSMKEVYADWAEKNYESVYQKTESILKRRAYDGEALAMHGFAAYYIFAEQTDFSVSYSYLNDSILNLRQAMYRVSKSQQAKIAYVLGKAYYQKGYYYADLALKYLDIAYNSGGKFSDLSEFRGMSASLLGEPERAIEAFSDALANSPSDLLFFALAENYIKISDKQNAKLYLFETIDKTKDTLLELKCRYLLGSLFIEENKIDDAVKEFNTILEKDMTSSDAHYGLGVVYELQGDLIKARAEWRKALKFDPLHAKTRAKLNL
- a CDS encoding rod shape-determining protein; translated protein: MGFLKRFSTDIGIDLGTCNTIIYVNGKGIVVNEPSVVAVERGTKRVVAVGSEAKRMLWKTPGNIVAIRPLKDGVIADMDTTEKMIRYFVSKILPKHRFVKPRMVIGIPSCITDVESNAVYESAMKAGAGEVKVLEESLVAAIGANIPIHEPAGNMVCDIGGGTTEVSVISLCGMVVTNAIRVGGDEFDQAIIKHVRSVDNLIIGEQTAERVKISIGNASPEKTIEKVEIKGTDAITGLPRRLEIDSVEVREALKEPVTQIVEEIKRTLAQTPPELTADIVERGIVMTGGGSLLKGLPKLIAKEARVPVILAENPMDCVAIGAGRYYEVFRDMTVDRSLYDSLNN